The stretch of DNA CGAAGCGATCATTGCTGCCTTGCAAGGTGCGCGTATGCGGGTTCCGCCTGAGCATATCGACAAAGTCGTAGGGCTGATCGGCGCATCGAACGCCGCCTCTTGCCTCAGCTTGCCGCGCACAGCACGGGCGGCCTCGTAGGGTAACGCAGAGCGCAGCAACACCGCTGCCATTTTTGAAACCAAGTCGCACAGGCCAGAGCTTGGTGAATAGGGATCAAAAACAACAACACGATCCCTCTACCTGACCTTTAAGCCGGGTCGTCTTCATAATACATTGAGTCGTCGACGCTTCCACCTGTCTCGAAGTCCGGCTCTTGGTACGCGATGCGGGCCGCAATCCGATACATCGTCATAGTGCTGGTGAAGTTTATCTTGTCTCCGTGGAAAACCCGATCCTGGTCCTGCTCTCCGTTCAATGAACCAGTGAGCGTAGCAACAAAGGCGTCGTCCGTGACGTCGACCACGACTTCATCGATATAGAGCTCATCGAAATAGGCATTCGTCGAAGCAATCTCTCCCGACAGTGCATCCTCGATGAGCATCGGGTCTTCCATGACATAGGAGTTAATCTCGTCGCTGAGGTCTCTAGCGTGCCAGACCTTGCCGGAGAAATAACCCTCATCGACCAAGTATGCGGTGATTTCCTTTGCAAGGTCGTCGACGGGTTGAAGATCGGTGGGGACCTGATTGAGCTCACTTTGCCGTCGGCCCATCAGAGCGAGGTCGGGAATAAGAACCGCTGCAGCCTCTATGGCTTCGACTGGATATTCGACTTCGGCTTGAAGCGCTGCCGCGGTCCCGTAGCCGAAATAAGCAGCAACGAGTTCATGGGCGTGGCCGGATTTCAGTTTGGATCCGGTCAGGTTGCGATAGGTCTCGCGCAGACGGTCTGCGCATTCTTTTTGGATAGACATGACAATCCATTTCTCACCGGCGTCTGTGAGGGGTGGTCGCAAGCGCTTCATGAACACCCTGCGCCGGCTGAATGGTTGCCGTTCAGGTTTTCAAATCGAATTCACTGCCGCCTTTTGGGTCGCTTGCAGCCCTGGCGATCGGCTCCGAGTCGGAAATATAAGCCATGGCGGTTCGAATCGCAATCTGGAGGAATGCCGCAAGGTACGCGATGACGCGGTGAAAATTTTTTAGGAGCTCTTGTCAGGTTGCACGCGTGAAGCCGTATTAGGTCGACCTCGTTGGCACTGACCAAAATTTGTATATAATCTTCGGTCACTCAATGAGGGAATCCAATGCCTAACCCCACGTCCGACACACTTAACCGCGTTCACGCGCGTATCGCAGCGGGTGCCCCCGCTGGGGTGTGGTCGCGAGCAGACTTCCTAGACATTGCAAGTCCGAACGGGATCGAGAAGGCCCTGCAACGGTTGGCCAAAAGTGGAGATATCCGGCGCCCGTGTCGAGGCCTCTATGACAAGCCGACCACAAGCAAACTAACTGGCAAGATGGTGTTCCCTTCGATCGCATCATTTGTCGATGCAATCGCGCGGCGCGACAAGCTGCGGGTCCTCGTCGATGGAATGACGGCGGCCAACGATTTGGGGCTGACGACGGCAGTCCCGGCCCGAAGCACGATTTATGCCGACACCTACCCAAGGACGATCGAAATCGTCGCCAACACTGGAGACCCGAACGCGAAAGAACCTATCGTCTACAAACTCGACTTCAAGCGGATCTCCGCCAAGACAGCTTTCTGGGCCGGACGGCCGGCCATGCGCGTGGTTCAGGCTTTGTCATGGTTTCGCGACGATCGCACGAGCCTGGATGCGGCCGTCAACGGGATTGTCCGACGGCTCTCAAGCGCTCCGGAGCGCGACGCAATTGTTCAAGACCTAAATCAGAATATCCAAGCTGTTTCCGCTTGGATGTACCCGGTAATCGAAAAAATCACGCGAACACTGTCGACCGACGAAAACTCGAACGACGCATCGCAGCCATCTGATACGACGGGGGCACATGCAGAAGGCCTTCGCTGAAATCCTCGGCTCGAGTACCGATGAACGCCAAGCCCTCTTTTCGGCGGTCGCAGCCAAACTGGAAACACGCGCCGAAAATGTTGAGAAAGACCTCTATGTTTGCTGGGTTCTCGATTTCCTGTTCAACCGGCGCAAGAACGACCCGGTGCATCTCTATTTCAAGGGCGGCACCAGCCTGAGCAAGGCATATGGGCTTATTAGGCGGTTCTCCGAAGACATCGATATCGGAATATTCAAAGGCGACCTCAATGTCCCGCTCGAGACGGACATCGCCGCACTGCCCTCCATCACCAAACAGCAAAAGGCCCTCGCCGAGGAGGTCGACGAAGCGGCCCGCAAATACATCTCGGGAACGCTCCGCGATCAGATGCTGAAAGAGATAGCAACCGTCGAGGAACTGTCAGGAAGAACTGGTCATTTCTCCGTTGAATTTGGCTTCGATCCTTATCGGAACAAGGATGCACTCGATGTCCTGGTGGTCGGCTATGACAGTGCATTTGGATCCGGAGAGGGCTATGTCCAAGCCGCAGTACGTATAGAGGGCGGCGCCCGACCCGACCCCGTTCCTGTCGAAGCGCGTGAGATAGTCCCTTATGTGGCAGACGAACTCCCAAATGGTGCAGATCTCAAATTTGGTGGCGTGACGACGGTAAAGCCGGAACGCACCTTCTGGGAAAAGGTGCTGATCCTGCACGCCTTGACGGAAATGACGGAAAAACGCGCCGCAGATAATGATCCCGGCCGACCGGTTCCTGATCTCAATCGCTATTCCCGGCACTACTATGACGTCCACCAGATTTGGCGGCATTCGGAATACGGCGAGAAGACAGCCTCAATGCGTGATCTGGCCGAAGCATGCCGTCAGCACAAGCAGCTCATGTTTCGTGCGCCTGATCACCGATACGAACGGGCGGAACCGGGCTCGTACCGCCTGATGCCGACAGAGGAGATGCGTAAGAAACTGGAGGCCGACTATGAACGAATGTCGGCCATGATATTCGGTACACCGCCAAAGTTTGAAGAAGTCATGGTCAGTATTGAACAACTGGAAAACTTCATCAACGATAGGCAAGGCAAAGAAAGTCATTAGTCAAGCAGACTATGCATGGGAGGGACGTTCATTGGACGTGGTGTCGAGAGGATCAGAGTGGCATCGATGGGAGCCGCATATTCATGCTCCGGGAACAGTCCTGAACGATCAGTACCCCGCGAATGGCTGGGACGACTATCTCTCGGCACTCGAGGCCGCCTCGCCATGCTTGCGCGCGATCGGAATTACCGACTACTGCGTGACCCGGTCATATGAGCGGGTTCTCGAACACAAGAAG from Roseibium alexandrii DFL-11 encodes:
- a CDS encoding DUF6088 family protein — encoded protein: MPNPTSDTLNRVHARIAAGAPAGVWSRADFLDIASPNGIEKALQRLAKSGDIRRPCRGLYDKPTTSKLTGKMVFPSIASFVDAIARRDKLRVLVDGMTAANDLGLTTAVPARSTIYADTYPRTIEIVANTGDPNAKEPIVYKLDFKRISAKTAFWAGRPAMRVVQALSWFRDDRTSLDAAVNGIVRRLSSAPERDAIVQDLNQNIQAVSAWMYPVIEKITRTLSTDENSNDASQPSDTTGAHAEGLR
- a CDS encoding nucleotidyl transferase AbiEii/AbiGii toxin family protein, yielding MQKAFAEILGSSTDERQALFSAVAAKLETRAENVEKDLYVCWVLDFLFNRRKNDPVHLYFKGGTSLSKAYGLIRRFSEDIDIGIFKGDLNVPLETDIAALPSITKQQKALAEEVDEAARKYISGTLRDQMLKEIATVEELSGRTGHFSVEFGFDPYRNKDALDVLVVGYDSAFGSGEGYVQAAVRIEGGARPDPVPVEAREIVPYVADELPNGADLKFGGVTTVKPERTFWEKVLILHALTEMTEKRAADNDPGRPVPDLNRYSRHYYDVHQIWRHSEYGEKTASMRDLAEACRQHKQLMFRAPDHRYERAEPGSYRLMPTEEMRKKLEADYERMSAMIFGTPPKFEEVMVSIEQLENFINDRQGKESH